The sequence below is a genomic window from Oreochromis aureus strain Israel breed Guangdong linkage group 12, ZZ_aureus, whole genome shotgun sequence.
GCAGAAGCGTGTGGTGTTTCCTTCTTCAGCAGACTCTGCAAACTCTGTCCATGGTTCTTTCTCACGGGTGCAGAATGCAAAGGGCATGGCTGATAACGAAAGAAACATAAACCCAGTCTCTGTTGGTACCtattctgtatgtttgctgGATAAGTTTATCATTCTTGCAAATGGACACTTACTCCAGGTCTCCTGAAAGCAGACAATGTTTACGCCACACGTGGCTGCTACCTCAACCATTTCACCAATTCGGCTGTGCATGGCACTGATCTGTGAAGGGAGAGCAGCAATGAAATATTAACACCAGTCACTTCTACCAATGAAATGGAGCCGTTTTATTCATGGTATTGATGCTTTTGGTTAGGTAAATTATTTAAGCAGATACATGTTGAATACTTCTCTTGAACCATGATGTACATGAAGAGTTTTACAGAAGGTCATTCAGTCAAACACCTTACAGCCTCCTATCTGTTTCTATCGCTCTGCTAATGTACCGCAACAGGTTTGGTACATGTGGTCTTCTGGTTAGTACTGTAGTGTGTAACTAGTAACCTGATCCAGGATGGGGGCATCAGTGGGCAGAACAATGTGGTGCTGAATGAGTCCCACTCGGATGTTTCTGGGTGGCCTGAGTTGTTCCTGTGCCGCATCAAACTTATATCCTTTAAGCTCAAAGTCTCGCTCAGAAGCAGCTTCCACAGCACAGGCTGGGAGGTCCAGCTTCCTGTAAGACAGTGTTCAGAAAATAAAGCATtgttctttttgtgtttcaggtctttgcTTTGAGAACGAAATGAAACAAATCTTTGAAACaaaataagtgaataaataatattatcaagtatttttattcaggGAAAGAAAGGGTTCGTTAGCTGGCTGCAGCTTTTCAAGAACCCCTTGATCACAATGACAGAGCTCCTGAAGTCCTCTGCAGAGATGTGGGCAACCATCTTTTCACGCACTTGAGCAAGTAGACTTTCATGGTAGAGAGGCTTGAGAGGACTCTGAGAGCAAGTTGGAGTACTTCTCTGGCCTGACAAGATCACATACTGAACTGTCTGGACTCCGTTTAGGTGTTTCTCAGTGGCAGTGACAGGAAGACTAGTGAGGAATCAGGTACTTCTTATGTAAATGACATGATACTTTTAGATGATCTGAAAAAGGAGACTTGGAGTTATTGATGCACATGTTTAGTTTTCGGTATTCAGTGTTGTAAATGCACAATAAAATCTTCAAATGCGGAGAAGATAAAAGGTATCAGCATACTTTCTGAATGCACTGTAGAGTTGCATGGCCTGCTTGGACACAGAAACTGCACATACAGTTAAGTCcatatatatttggacactgacacaagttttgtttttgaccCGTTAACTGAAACATCTTACTTTTATAGTTATATAATGGACATGGACATAATGTGTAGactctcagcttttatttttaggGTAGCCACATGTAAATTAAATGAAGGGTTTAGGAGTTTCAGTTCCTTAACATGTGCCATCCTCTTTTTAAAGAGACCAAAAGCAACTAGACAATTGACTCAAAGGCTATTTCACAGGCAGTTGTGGGCAATTTCTTTGTTATGTCATTATCAATAAAGCAGATAGAAGGCCAGgagttgatttgaggtgtggtgtttgcatttggaagattttgctgtgaacagacaAGGTGGACAAAGAAGCTCTCTACGCAAATGAAACAAGCCAACCTTaagctgtgaaaacagaaaaaacaaaaacatgtgagaAATTGCTACAATATTAGGAGTggcaaaatctacagtttggtccatcctgagaaagaaagaaagcactgtTGAACTCAGCAACGCAAAAAGACCTGGAAGTCCATGGAAGACAACAGCGGTGGATGATCGCAGAATCATTTTCATGGTGATGAGAAACCCCTTCACAACAGCCAACCAAGTGAACAACACTACTGTCCTGCaccttttagatgcatccctactccaacacagctgaatcaagtGGTCTGATTACCTCTTCAGCTTGCCATAAAGTTTGGCAAAGGTCTGATAACAAGTCATTCATTGATTCAGGTTTGCAGAACAAGGATTTGTCTAAAAATTGCAGGACAGTAGTTCTCGAGGattggagttggacacccctgatctaaagTGTACCAAAAAAATCGTAAATTAAGGCCATCATTGCCATCAAGAGGTTTTCaaccaagtattagaaatgaGTATTTCATTTTCAATTATTGAATTTGTCCAATTACGTTTGAGCCCCTGAAATAAGAGGcttgtgttaaaaaaatgctttactTCCTGACATTTTTATGCAATCTTTTTATTCAACCcaatgaattaaagctgaaagtctgagttgtttcatttaaaaatcattttggtAATTTACCGaaccaaaattagaaaaaagttgtctctgtccaaatatttatggaacTAACTGTATGTAGGGTTTTTTAGTCTATATATTTATCAAACCTGTCTCTGTGCTGGCTGTAAGTTATCCTTCAGCTTGATCAAAGTCCACTGAGCAGAATAATAATTTACCAGGAACCAGTACAACAGAGAAGGAAACATAAAGAAAGAGAAACGGGAAAGCCCCATACTTCCTTTagtaaatttaaaagaaatgctGTATAAGCACAACAACTCACTTTGTTTCCTTCCCGAATAAGATGCGTTTCACCTCCACCAACTCGGCCTCTGGCAGGTGGGACtccagagatttctccagagaTTCAAACTCACATGCGGACATCTCTGCGGgtttctgttggttttgcagCTCGACGGCAGAAGCAGCAGTATTTGTGCATTTAATGGGTTACTCACGTTATATAATCTTCAGTGATTTCGAAAGAGTAGAGGAGCCCCCAGCTGTGGTTTGTGGAAGCCGTTCATTGACCCGAGACACCTGACGGCACTGCTGGCTATGGCATTTGTGTTGAGCTGCAGATTAACCGAAGAGTTTGCTTGAATAATAAATGTGTTACCAAACTTAGGAGCAGGCTGAGCAGTAGCTATACTCTTCAATATTTCCACATCCTTCTGTAAcagcaaaatgtaaacaaatttcATTTTGGTGATtgaaatttaacattttttttctaatttttctcCTTGCAGcgcagcaaatgaaaataattaatcaCAAATAAACCTCGGTGTAGAAAATGGCTTAAAAACACTGGGCATGATTGTCATGTGGATCTCTGCGCTCTATTGGAGGATTATTATATGAAAAGTGACGCATGGGGGTTTCCATGGAATCCAGTTCAAACACTCTCTATAACAGATAATAGATAAGTAGAGATACAGAAAGACAGACTTATGAGATAGTGTATTTACACTATATGCACTCCAGATATAtgtttattacaatatataaCTACAGTACTGCAAGAGTACCATCTGCAACAACCTAGCCAACAGTAACAGTAGGCCTATGGGCCTAGAATTGTACTGGAAGAGTCACTGGTTACAGGTTACACTCGCACATACTGATATCGTAGATCTTTAAGTCTTGCAGAGGGTCTGATCACATCATTAGAAACGTGTGTTCAGTTGTGAGTTGTCGTGTGTAAAAGATGCCAGTTGTGTTGAAGTTGTGAAATGTGTTTAATAACTAAAAATATGTTTAAGGTTTTGAAAAAAAGAGTGTATAAGTTTTGCAAATTGTGTCTAAGTACCTGAACCGTGTTTAAGGTTTGGCCAAAAGAGTGTTTGATTCGAAAAATACGTTTAGGCCACTAAGAATTTGTCTTAGAGAATGGAGTCTAGTGTTTTAGCAGTTCAGAACAATGTAATAGGTGTCTGGTCCAATGGTACTGGTAGTGAGCACCAGGGGGAGTCAATCCTATGAGTTAGCTCCACTATCAGTTGCTACTACATTGTGAAAACTGCTACCTAACAGCCTTCATAAACATCGAGGATCTCCTGAAGATGACTAAAGTTCAGTTTGGGCTGGCATCAGCACCTTCCAGCTTTCAGAAAGGCACAGGCTCCCAAAAAGCTAGGACAACACTTGGGAAGTAGGGTTGCTGAGAGAACTACAGCACCCCCTAGTGGATGGTAAAGGCAACGCACAGCAGGGAAATAGGGTACAACGTTTTTTAATTAGCAAGACATCCTTTCATgaataaatattgtgtttttaattagaCTGTTCTATGCTTATTTTAAGGACCATAATCACAGATGAAAACATGCATTGTACATTTACGcttaaatatttatatagatcttttttatatttatgctgAGAGCACCTTCCACATCCTGTGGAAGCAACCCCACCATCTAACACGTTCCCGCAGCTGTGTGCATGACTGAAAATCAGTTTAGTTCAATTTCTTTTGTTCCCTTGAGTTTTCCTAATGAAAACAGCAAGCAAGTCTTCAATGCAGGCAAATCCAGTCACATCATCATTAATTCTTTGGCAGTACAGTATTAACAGGGAGTGTACAGACTGTAATACACCGCAGTTAGATTTCTGGTAAAGAAAAACATGAGACAATTTTGCATCAGTAATTCATTAAGAGCATTAATTCTGTTTGATTTCCTTTTATATTCACACTCTTTTATATTTGCAGGTGGTTAGCGCAAAGAAACGTTTAACGCTAACTTGCAGAAAGTAGCAAAAGTTTAATCCAAGaggttcaaattttaaaaaatccaaaaggcaaaatgcagaaaaagaggGAGGAAGAACTGTGGGAAAGGATTCAGACTAAAAACACAATATGGAGAATATAAGGTGCAGGTGAGCGAAATCTGACAATAAGCAGGGTGGGAAGAGAACAAAGGCAGGAAGTCAAGAAAATAGCAACCCACACAAGGAAACAGTGCTCAAAATATATCAGAAAGTCACTGAAAGACGGACAAAAAGGAACTCACACAGACAGGCAGGAAGCCACAAAAGGCATGAGGAAAAGGAAAATGCTTAGAAACACAAGAAACTAGGAAAATACACAGCAGCTCGTACTTCTGATTTACCTCTCTGTGACATTCTGGTTACAGTAACAATTTAATGCAGAAATACAAAATCTCAAAATGTAACTTATTCTATTGAACTTCTTCAATGTTGACTATTATTAACTAAAAAGAAATCATCCACTTTAGCTCAGTTAAAATAGAAATATAGCAAAGTATTCAGATTTATACGTATAGACAGTGTTAAATTTAGTGGCTCTTGCTGTTTGCAGAGATGTTTTTGCTCTGAGGCGTCCGTCTCTTTCTAGTCTTTCTGTCTGGCTCTTTGTCAGTCAGCCTCCTCAGCAGTTCTGCAACGCAAGCAATGACAAACCTCATGAGGTAactttatgtttgttttgtagcATTTTCACAATGGCAGGAATGGGTTTGTCCAGCAGGAGGCCTCAGAGAGCCACTTCCACAGCCCCGATGTTATTCTTATCATTATCTTATTGTTACCTGTTAATTCAGGATGACTTTGACTGTTGTTGTTCTGAAGGGAGACATATTTCTGACCTCCAGCCTCATGATCTCCTGAGGGAGCACAAGAAGTCACGGGCATGCTTTCAAACACAGGTAAAATCATACTTTACAGTCAGCTTTCAAAAAATTAGGAGGGCAACATGCATTTCATTCACGATACCCCTGAAAGCACCAGAATTAGTTTGTCCTGCCACTTAATCATCATTACATCAATATATTTGGAATCTAATTATTTAGACCAGACACTGATAACATGATTAGGTTTTGAAAATGCTTTTATAATCTGGGTGTTTGTTCCTCTGAAGTCCTGCTGATGGATGGACCAGACGGACTCACGGCAGACTCGCAGGAGGACGTAGTACTGTCTGGCTACCAGCACACTGCTGGCCAGAGCCAAACTGTGCTGCTTAGCTGCCAGGTTCATCACTTTACCACTGCTGTCCATCAGGTCCACACAATCTGCAGGAAGAATTTTGTTGCTTTTAGAATTTGTatatgaacaatttaaaatgATCCAGCATTTCAGTCCAGTACCTTTGGAGTCCACACCGGCCCTCTCTTTCAAATGATGGAGGAAGTTTATCAGCTTACAGTTGAGATTGAACATTTCCATCCTGCCCTCTGCCAAGAAGTCATGCACATGTATTCACAAAAAATTTGGAACAAATTCTGTAaggtgcaaaaaaaaacaaaaaaacctgcatGCCTGCAAACCTTTAAGCCTGCATGCAGAGTATTAACATGCCAAGCAACTTTACTAACCTCCAAACAAGACAGTCACAAACATTTTCAGGTCCAGACTCCTGAGAGCAGTTAAGCTCCAGTGATACTAGAGGTAGAAGAAGACTGAACTGGGCACAAAGTGGAACAATAAAAGCACTTTAGTGCTGTGGTCTGCACTTTTTCACACATCCACAGCCCTGAGAGAgttaaacacgcacacacacatgcatttgcATCCACCTCTCCTCGCTCACAAAGCTTGAGTCTTTTAAAAGGATGAACAAGGGACTGTGTCTGCTTGTATCCATGGAGTCTCCACACACAGTGAGACCGGCACTCTGGACTTTACAGCTGCTTGGGCGGAGATGTCAGTGTTGAAAAAAAAGAGCTGGCTTTATTGTTTCCCGCCACAGACTGGAACCCAACACCATTTGCACTTACAGTAACTGACTTATAAAGAGACACACACCGAGATTTCATTTTGGTACCACAGAGGAATGATAgaagtttaaaataacaaaattcaAATAAACAGCCAACATCAATAAAAGTTAAGTTCTATCATCTGTTCATTTTTGGTGTATAGTTACATTACAGAGACTACTACACTCAATCAAAAGCAACGTGGAGTCTCTGTAACTCAATCTGCCACATGAATGACTGATTCCTTAAAGCCTCTGTAATTAGTATTTTATAAAAATCTTTTCGTActagctactttcagctgctacTTGTCATGCCTCAGCTTTAGGTTTGAGTTCATTCATTTGCTGATGCAGAAAAGCTACTAGAACACACAACAATGATACCTGTTCAATACCTGTCCAAAAATAACTTGGATCTGCCCAGAAGCAAAAGTCATTTCCATTTCCCCATTACTAGGCTGTAGTATAATGTTTCTGAGCTTAATATGCAGCTGTCAGTTTAGAAATAAACACAGTAGGCTGAGAGTGATCTTGGATTTGAAAGAATTAACTTGaattaaaatcaattttaaTGCAATAAATTGATTAATGAATGATGTTCTGCTGCCATATTTATTACTATTTTATCAACATCATCTGACTTTCTCTTTATCTAGTAGGCAGTACTCGATAATAAACATCATTTtgtgaaaatgattttttgtGCGGGCAAACCAGTACAgtaatgttccctctaatttttcatgtgtctgagcgaacacacaaactccctgagcggtcccttgggccactgtgagcgacatcagacgtgtgcaccgtggtcacgccagcatctaatccatccaagttacatggtttattaaaatcaaatcaaattacagcatttacatttatgttagactacttttaattaactgctttagcccacttacagtgaaaatgtaaaaaaaaaatctagtcattgacctgtgtagtatgttaacactattggaagtaaaaataacttgaactccaatttcgaaaacacaactttctttttttttttcttttttcttttttttcataaagctctgacttgtattatgagtatgagtctgtggtctgggagagtcctgtaactctgtctgcaaaatatagtatataatgaccaatgctgggcaattaattatatagttacttttttgaagaagtaactcagtttggcaaacaacaaagttttttgcagctttttttttaatgcagccaaggcatttttaaataaacatttcaaactatttacagaacaatcaggtgttctgcatgaaatctgatgccacacaaattatttgtgccactcgaaaaaataatttctgtccactatgagatgaaggagaacaacagcctgatacctgcaggcctgacagcaggagatgtatcactcctgtaacacctgtaacattcagcagccgcctcattgttctgacacacacaacaaaactattgactacactacacactaactacacactaactacacaagatttgcgctaaacgtctcaaatctctcacatctcaaaacaccgccgtcactcctaaaacatccccccgtttcttaacaactagatgccacgttgccatatcattttttgattggtcgacacggtacttttttggacgaataggaaagggctgggggggggttgtttttgctcacaggcggagagtgctttcgagccttttttcttataaaacgtagtttttaccatttcttcccgcagtaaatataaacaacgatagtattcaggaagaaaaccaaacattgcatatttttttatcataactctggttttacgtggcctatcaacacaatttaaaaactggtataaagtccacactttttccgtcaattgttccgtctgtcctgctcacatctccaatggttgtacacgttgtcattaacgtggcttcactccacatcagccacgccgctttgctagctaaaacaccggtgtcggcacataaggacgctgtcatagcctgtcaacaacgttgattggctgcgtatacgaatgtgaatcgcattattggctggactataggataaggtggcatcgttctaatcccatacaggagcagccagtcacttactgactaacactgcaaaacagaattgttaaagttttaattttaatttcaattcaggttagatttttttttgtgcgcaacgcagattttctgtgcacaGAGACCGCGCACGtgtgcagcttagagggaacattggtaaCAGTACAGTTGACAATCACTGCTGATACCTGTCATACCCCATTGAGCTCTTGGATTTTGTTGAGTCAGCCTGGCTGCGCTTCTTTCTCCTTTCCTTCctcattctttctttttgtctttcttgttAAGCTAGGCTAGCTGCTAAGAACAAGACCAAAAAGTATGTTTGACTGTAAAGTTCATTTAGACCCAAGTGATTTGATATTAAATAAACTTGATTTAAATACCTGTTTACTAACTTGATATTTTAATgtcaatttctttattttagtaATTAGTTCAGTGATACTTGAGCAAccagttagcttagcttaaacaggatatatatacatatatatataagtgctgtcagcattaatctcgttaaaatgacgttaacgccataaccacattaacatggCAAATCTCGTTAGCTAGTTAAcgtggatatatatatatatatatatatatatatatatatatatatatatatatatatacatatatgtgtgtatatatatatatatatatatatagatatctatatatatatatatatatacatacatctAAAATTACATCTTACAAAATACAtctaaaactgtgtttttttcattgttttttcatCCAATGTTAGCTGAGCTCGCCATATgagttatttaatgatatttaatgTTCAAAAGTATTCTACTGACTTTATTTTGCAGTGTTGTGAAATTCAACTGTATTGTATTCAAAAATTGTCACTAGTTGTCTCTTGCATTGTGACTTTTTTTATTACTGTGCGCTCAAATGTGGGACTGTGCAGAAATACTGGACTTTTTTTACACAATTTAACAATCATTGTTGTAACCTTTTATGATGTAtcttttaaacattacagaaccTGATTCAATTTGATAGTAAGAACGACAAATAAAAAATTGAGGCTTTTATCTTATTGTTTTGAGACATTCACATTCAATCATTGCCTCAGAGTTCAGTGCAAAACAATGTCTTGAAAGTGCGTCTGTGGACCATCATTAAAAAGAACCACATCTAGAAAAGTATTTAATGTATGAAGCTAAAGTTTCACGGCGctataatgcaaaaaaaaaaaaaaaaaaagacaatttgcTTATTTGAGATGAAGTGATCCACCTGAGCAAACAAGATTTCCAGCTCAAAAGATCTCCTGTGTCCTTTGCCCCACAAGCAAAGGACACAGGAGATCTTTTTTGGCTGTGAAATCTTTATCAAGGAAAAGGCCGCAAGAGCTGTTCtgacaaaaactgtaaaaataaagaaacgcCAAGAAATTATGACAGTTTAATCCACCATTTCTCAGAATGACCAAATCACGAgcctgtctgctgaaaagccaGTGGGATGTCTGGAAGTGTTCCTGCAGCTCCTGAATAAAGACGGGGATTATATTGTAGCCATTGCAAAATGTATACACAGCAAgcacacattaaaaatgtgaaagGATTTATTTAAAGACAGCACTTGGTGCCAATCTACTTTTGAAAACATAGAGGGCAGTAATGGACATCTCCAAATAATTTCCCATTATTCATCAAACTGTGTCAATTGTGTCATCTGAATTTAACTTAAATAAGCATACATTAAAGCGTCATTATCACAAATGtatgaacaaaaataaaaggtcACATTACAGCATTAGATTGCCAAATTACTGGTCTTTGCTTTAGAAAATGTGAAGCATTTAACAGATATTCTCACAACCACAAACCAGCCTGCACTGTCCTTCTGTTTTTAGTCCATTAGGAAACAGCAAATGGTCTGAAACATTCATCTGGAACGCGGTTATGTCTGTTAATCTCTACCAAAAATGTGGAAATTACAAGTGAAGAGAGCAGAGTATGTTGTGTTTATGTTCAAATccctgaaagaaagaaaataaatgtaataatttaaagACGCATCACATTCAGACCTGAAATGGCACACTATGGTTAAATAAAGGTGGCTATCCTGACACGGCTACAATAAATGCTCCTATTCCATATAGACCCGTCTATCAACTGCCtgcatttttactgtatttcagCTGTTTGCAAAGAGGAAGTAAAAACATTCGTGGATGGTGTTGAAATTTCCACAGAACAACTTGTGAAGTGGCTGCACACTACAAACCATCCCCGGCCATGTGGGTTGATAAGACGTAGCCTCCCGGTAACAATAGCGGTGCCTTTTAGACTTATTCTGAATTAAATTTACATGTCACTGTATTTAAATAGTAGAGACAGTTTTCAGTCCTGTTTCATTTATCTCAGTGAGTGACATTCATTGTCTGTCATCTGTTTACAGTGCTCCCATTGGAAATTAGGGATTCATGGTGATCCTGAGCTGACATTCACAACTAACTGCGAGGAATTAGCGAATGATCCCTGCGGCGCATAGATCAGTGCACTTTATCTAGCTCACTACAGCAGCTCCTCCTGTCCTGGTTGTTGAACAGCAGTGCAACCTGTGCTGAGGCGAAGTTCTGTTTGCAGTTTTCCTCCAGGATCTCTGGTTCAGAGCAGTCGTGCCCCGCCGGGAGCTGAGTCTGCCTGAGGGCTTGCAGTGGACACGTCCCCACTTTGGGGCAGTGGGCGATAACGACGGACAGAGGCGGGTGAGACACTGTCGCCAGACCATCCTCTACAggggagatgtgagcaggacagcgGCAGGGGTTCTCACAGGTACTGCTGCTGTGCTCTGTGAAAAGGTCAAAGCTGAGGCCATTTGCTTTGAGCCTGATGGAGTCCGTGATGCTGTTGTGAGTAGAGTTCCGCTGACTCCCGCCACTCTCAAACACCTCCCGCTTCCCCAGGATGTGCCGCCTAATAATCCTACGGAAGGTGTGCCGGAACTCTCGGATGCGGTAGGCGTAGATGAAGGGGTTGACCACAGAGTTGGCATGGGATAGGATAATGGCCACATACAAAACCAAGGGAGGAGGACGAACACACTTAGGACAGAAGAAGGTGAAGCAGTTAATGATATGTAAAGGCAGCCAGCAGACCGCAAACAGGCCCACAATGATGGCCAGAGACTTGGCAGCCTGGACCTCTTTCTGCAGGACGGAGCGGGACTTTTCCCCATGAGACGCTTTTACTTCAATCAGCATGAGCTGGTGGCGAGCTGCCATGAAGATACACAGGTAGATGGCCAACATTAGCAGCAAGGGGATCAGCACACAAGCAAAAAAGTTGAAGTAGACCATGTACTCCATGTCAACAACCTCCTCAAACAGGCACTTCATCATGCCCGGCTGGCAGGGGCTGCTTTTGGTTTCGTTGGTGACGTTTTTCGACTTCCCAAGATGCCAGCCCATCATGGGGGTCAAACCGATGATGATGGATAGAATCCAGCATATGGCAATGATGCCTCGAGCCCGCTGTCCTGTCACCAAGCTGTTGTACCTGGACAGGGAGACAATACACGTGTCAAGCTTCAGCTGTCTTTCAGCTTCTGAGAACCCAGAGATAAAGGTTTGTTTCCCTCTGCCACAATGACCTCTAAAAACCTCATAAGAAAGCTTCCGTCACTTGTTTGAATTAATTATTACTGTATACGAAAGTACGCCGCTGATTTATAATTTGCTTATGCAATCGTTCCGTGGAAGCAACTCTCATCCCGGAACTACAAGAGACAAGAATAAACAAACGGAGTCTTTCAGGACTCCTCAAAGGAAGGAGCCTATTTTAGGTTCGCCTGTAGCGCAGTGTGGGAGAGCAGCTGAGACGTTTGGCTTGTTTCTATCACATTCTTCAGATGTTAAAGTGCAAAGGTTAGTACTGCAAAAacaagccccccccccctcctctttAGGGATGCACAAACACAACGCAGAAGAGCCCTCACGTACGTATGTTCGGCAGGAGGAGGAGTCTGTTTGAGCCCTA
It includes:
- the adora2aa gene encoding adenosine A2a receptor a; amino-acid sequence: MLDNFSIFYITLELLIALFSVLGNVLVCWAVALNSNLQSITNFFVVSLAVADIAVGVLAIPFAIVISTGFCSNFYGCLFIACFVLVLTQSSIFSLLAIAMDRYIAIKIPLRYNSLVTGQRARGIIAICWILSIIIGLTPMMGWHLGKSKNVTNETKSSPCQPGMMKCLFEEVVDMEYMVYFNFFACVLIPLLLMLAIYLCIFMAARHQLMLIEVKASHGEKSRSVLQKEVQAAKSLAIIVGLFAVCWLPLHIINCFTFFCPKCVRPPPLVLYVAIILSHANSVVNPFIYAYRIREFRHTFRRIIRRHILGKREVFESGGSQRNSTHNSITDSIRLKANGLSFDLFTEHSSSTCENPCRCPAHISPVEDGLATVSHPPLSVVIAHCPKVGTCPLQALRQTQLPAGHDCSEPEILEENCKQNFASAQVALLFNNQDRRSCCSELDKVH
- the LOC120442944 gene encoding uncharacterized protein C22orf15; its protein translation is MFVTVLFGEGRMEMFNLNCKLINFLHHLKERAGVDSKDCVDLMDSSGKVMNLAAKQHSLALASSVLVARQYYVLLRVCRDHEAGGQKYVSLQNNNSQSHPELTELLRRLTDKEPDRKTRKRRTPQSKNISANSKSH